Proteins co-encoded in one Dryobates pubescens isolate bDryPub1 chromosome 4, bDryPub1.pri, whole genome shotgun sequence genomic window:
- the LOC128899970 gene encoding voltage-dependent T-type calcium channel subunit alpha-1H-like: LSLPFPGSITSIRSQPVGTCSSLRVPAESLQLAVRSPGHEGRHRWKVLPPQLTPRSPALNKLLCRQEAMRKDSVDGQTPERKDSLQAEPGETMPSPTHPQSTLAPSSLHPSAASLPGTPPCSPPATPPRRPGALPRKHSCGQHGLPSRPPSPGSSPPSPEGCRFESSDLADEEVRHINSSAKDWAGEHSDAGSRSTSPFLSPAPSPVALKNCSTSSPSGGSSSKEKDLKKFYSIDTKGFLNKPSWADDQRRHSIEICPSLGDGHCGFGDQPEEKQRSPAHTQAESSEYIQGARRKKKMSPPCISIDPPMEDDGGAASRSKASENSMLRRRTPSCEFPAYRESLELAESQPSELASKAERRGQPPCRGEHLTVPNFSFEQLDGGSFSSLSDLRLDSAQPEPAPADSRLPQPAASELKSAEHLKTQWSNAEKSKELPGTAKSPLRKQDLVPVTLATEEDIDDPV; the protein is encoded by the exons ctctctctgcccttccCAGGGTCCATCACTTCCATCCGCTCCCAGCCCGTGggcacctgcagctccctgagggtgCCGGCAGagtccctgcagctggcagtgcgTTCCCCCGGCCACGAGGGCCGGCACCGCTGGAAGgtccttcccccccagctcacACCTCGATCCCCTGCTCTCaacaagctgctctgcagacag GAGGCCATGCGAAAGGATTCTGTGGATGGGCAGACTCCAGAGCGCAAGGACAGCCTGCAAGCAGAGCCCGGAGAGACGATGCCGTCACCAACACATCCCCAGAGCACCCtcgcccccagctccctccatccctcagctgcctccctgccgggcacccctccctgctccccgccGGCCACCCCGCCCCGGCGCCCGGGCGCCCTCCCGCGGAAGCACAGCTGCGGCCAGCACGGCCTCCCCAGCCGGCCGCCCAGCCCCGGCAGCAGCCCTCCGAGCCCCGAGGGCTGCCGCTTCGAGTCCTCCGACCTGGCCGACGAGGAGGTTCGCCACATCAACAGCTCGGCCAAAGACTGGGCAGGGGAGCACTCGGATGCCGGCAGCCGCTCGACTTCGCCCTTCCTCTCCCCGGCCCCGTCTCCGGTGGCCCTCAAGAACTGCAGCACAAGCAGCCCCTccgggggcagcagcagcaaggagaaggacttgaagAAGTTTTACAGCATCGACACCAAGGGCTTCCTCAACAAGCCCAGCTGGGCGGACGACCAAAGGCGGCACTCCATCGAGATCTGCCCCTCCCTCGGCGACGGGCACTGCGGCTTCGGGGACCAGCCCGAGGAAAAGCAGCGGTCCCCAGCCCACACCCAGGCGGAATCTTCGGAGTACATCCAGGGAGCCcggaggaagaagaagatgaGCCCGCCCTGCATTTCTATAGATCCTCCCATGGAGGACGACGGCGGGGCGGCCTCCCGCAGCAAAGCCTCGGAGAACAGCATGCTGCGGAGACGGACCCCGTCCTGCGAGTTCCCTGCCTACAGAGAGTCCCTGGAGCTCGCAGAGAGCCAGCCCTCGGAGCTGGCCTCCAAAGCCGAGCGCCGGGGCCAGCCCCCGTGCCGCGGGGAGCACCTGACCGTCCCCAACTTCTCCTTTGAGCAGCTGGATGGGGGCTCCTTCAGCAGCCTCTCGGATCTCCGGCTGGACAGCGCACAGCCCGAGCCGGCCCCCGCGGACTCCCGGCTCCCGCAGCCCGCCGCCTCCGAACTGAAAAGCGCGGAGCACTTAAAAACTCAGTGGAGCAACGCggagaaaagcaaagagctCCCGGGCACGGCTAAGAGCCCCCTCCGGAAGCAGGACTTGGTCCCCGTGACTCTTGCCACAGAAGAAGACATCGATGACCCTGTATAG